The Myxococcota bacterium genome contains a region encoding:
- a CDS encoding crotonase/enoyl-CoA hydratase family protein — protein MSDAVLTEVRGRVLLITLNRPDAMNAVNTALAEGLNAAVEKLDSDPGLTAGVLTGAGRGFCSGMDLKAFAKEGPPKGFNTFLEQGSKKPLIAAIEGFALAGGLEVALTCDLLVAAKGVRLGIPEVNVGLFAAGGGLMRLPRRVPYGVAMEMAITSDPIPAEKAFEYGLVSRLAEPGKAVDEALALAERVAQNAPLAVAASKQLVRESMGVTEEEFWKLQAPALAQVFTSEDAKEGPKAFAEKRPPNWAGK, from the coding sequence ATGAGCGATGCAGTTCTCACCGAAGTTCGGGGGCGCGTGCTCCTGATCACCCTGAACCGGCCCGATGCCATGAACGCGGTGAACACCGCGCTCGCAGAAGGGCTCAACGCGGCGGTCGAGAAGCTCGACAGCGACCCGGGCCTGACGGCCGGTGTCCTGACGGGTGCCGGTCGCGGCTTCTGCTCGGGCATGGACCTGAAGGCCTTTGCGAAGGAAGGTCCGCCCAAAGGCTTCAACACCTTCCTCGAGCAGGGCAGCAAGAAGCCGCTGATCGCCGCGATCGAAGGCTTCGCTCTGGCGGGCGGGCTCGAAGTGGCGCTCACCTGCGACCTGCTGGTCGCCGCGAAGGGCGTCCGCCTCGGGATTCCGGAGGTGAACGTCGGCCTGTTCGCCGCGGGCGGCGGCTTGATGCGCCTGCCGCGTCGGGTTCCCTATGGCGTCGCCATGGAGATGGCGATCACTTCGGATCCGATTCCGGCGGAGAAGGCCTTCGAGTACGGCCTGGTGTCGCGCCTCGCCGAACCCGGCAAGGCCGTCGATGAGGCCCTGGCCCTGGCCGAGCGGGTCGCGCAGAACGCGCCCCTCGCCGTGGCCGCGTCGAAGCAGCTGGTGCGCGAGAGCATGGGCGTCACGGAAGAGGAGTTCTGGAAGCTCCAGGCTCCGGCGCTGGCCCAGGTCTTCACCAGCGAGGACGCGAAGGAAGGTCCGAAGGCCTTCGCCGAGAAGCGTCCGCCGAACTGGGCAGGGAAGTAG
- a CDS encoding SDR family NAD(P)-dependent oxidoreductase → MDLNQTSSIVTGGASGIGQASAKRLAALGAKVVVVDLNEEAGKETASEIKGEFVKADIADEAQVQAAVDAASAMGPLRSLVNAAGIGFAGRTVNREGEPHPLDRFEFVVRVNLVGSFNCLRLAAAAMSKTDPIDGDGQRGAVVNLTSVAAFDGQIGQAAYSASKGGVVGMTLPIARDLAAVGVRVNTIAPGLIDTPIYGSGEGSDQFKARLGQSVLFPKRLGYADELASMVAELITNPYMNAEVVRVDGGIRMPPK, encoded by the coding sequence ATGGATCTGAATCAGACGTCGTCGATCGTGACCGGCGGCGCGTCGGGCATCGGCCAGGCCAGCGCGAAGCGCCTGGCAGCGCTCGGCGCCAAGGTCGTCGTCGTGGACCTCAACGAGGAAGCCGGCAAGGAGACCGCGAGCGAGATCAAGGGTGAGTTCGTGAAGGCGGACATCGCCGACGAGGCTCAGGTTCAGGCGGCCGTCGACGCGGCGAGCGCGATGGGCCCCCTCCGCTCGCTCGTGAACGCGGCCGGGATCGGCTTCGCGGGCCGCACCGTGAACCGGGAGGGCGAGCCCCACCCGCTCGATCGCTTCGAGTTCGTGGTGCGCGTGAACCTGGTGGGTTCCTTCAACTGCCTGCGGCTCGCCGCCGCGGCGATGTCGAAGACCGACCCGATCGATGGCGACGGCCAGCGCGGCGCCGTCGTGAACCTCACCTCGGTCGCAGCGTTCGACGGACAGATCGGCCAGGCGGCCTACTCGGCGTCGAAGGGCGGTGTGGTCGGCATGACGTTGCCGATCGCACGCGACCTCGCGGCCGTGGGCGTGCGCGTCAACACGATCGCTCCGGGCCTGATCGACACCCCGATCTACGGCTCCGGCGAGGGCAGCGACCAGTTCAAGGCGCGCCTCGGTCAGAGCGTGCTCTTCCCGAAGCGGCTGGGCTATGCCGACGAGCTGGCGTCGATGGTCGCCGAGCTGATCACCAATCCCTACATGAATGCGGAGGTCGTGCGCGTGGACGGCGGCATCCGCATGCCCCCGAAGTGA